The Fibrobacter sp. genome contains a region encoding:
- a CDS encoding fumarate hydratase, which yields MEFKYEATVQHTGDTTEYVNLGKEGVSVAEFEGKKILKVEKSALTKIAQAAFEEVSFRLRPAHTAKVAKILQDPEASDNDKFVALTLLKNACVAAKGVLPFCQDTGTAICVAHKGQQVWTGCDDFEAISEGIFNAYTTKNLRYSQIAPLTMYEEKNTACNLPAQIDIHAEEGADMKFLFVAKGGGSANKTYYWPMTKALLTPKNLEKFISEKVKTLGTAACPPYHLAIVIGGTSAEMNTHTVKLASCGYYDDLPTTGSEGGRMFRDVEMEEKVLHICQKTGIGAQFGGKYLVHDVRVIRCPRHAASCPVSIGVSCSADRNIKAKIDENGLWLEKMEHNPEQYLPKGEAVKIADPVEIDLDRPMKDVCADLTKYPVATRLNLKGTMIVARDMAHAKIAEIFDKQEAGQELTDVEKKVLEVVSNHPIYYAGPAKTPEGMPTGSFGPTTAGRMDPYVMRFQSKGASMIMVAKGNRSQDVTDACQKFGGFYLGSIGGPAAILAEQNILSNDIVAFPELGMEAIRKITIKNFPAFILVDDKGNDFFKGLL from the coding sequence ATGGAATTCAAGTACGAAGCCACCGTGCAGCACACCGGTGATACCACTGAATATGTCAATCTCGGCAAGGAAGGCGTTTCCGTCGCCGAATTCGAAGGCAAGAAGATCCTGAAGGTTGAGAAGAGTGCCCTCACCAAGATCGCCCAGGCCGCTTTCGAAGAAGTCAGCTTCCGCCTTCGCCCGGCTCATACCGCCAAGGTGGCTAAGATCCTCCAGGATCCCGAAGCTTCCGACAACGACAAGTTCGTGGCTCTTACCCTCCTGAAGAACGCATGCGTTGCCGCCAAGGGCGTGCTCCCGTTCTGCCAGGACACCGGTACCGCCATCTGCGTTGCCCACAAGGGCCAGCAGGTCTGGACTGGCTGCGATGACTTCGAGGCAATTTCCGAAGGTATCTTCAACGCTTACACCACCAAGAACCTCCGCTACAGCCAGATCGCTCCTCTGACCATGTACGAAGAAAAGAACACCGCCTGCAACCTCCCGGCTCAGATTGACATCCACGCCGAAGAAGGTGCCGACATGAAGTTCCTCTTCGTTGCCAAGGGCGGTGGCTCTGCCAACAAGACTTACTACTGGCCCATGACCAAGGCCCTCCTCACCCCGAAGAACCTTGAAAAGTTCATCTCCGAAAAGGTGAAGACCTTGGGTACTGCTGCTTGCCCGCCGTACCACCTGGCTATCGTCATCGGCGGTACTTCTGCTGAAATGAACACCCACACCGTTAAGCTTGCTAGCTGCGGTTACTACGATGACCTTCCGACTACCGGTTCCGAAGGCGGCCGTATGTTCCGCGACGTGGAAATGGAAGAAAAGGTTCTCCACATCTGCCAGAAGACTGGCATCGGCGCACAGTTCGGCGGTAAGTACCTGGTTCACGACGTTCGCGTGATCCGCTGCCCGCGTCACGCTGCAAGCTGCCCGGTTTCCATCGGCGTTTCTTGCTCCGCTGACCGTAACATCAAGGCTAAGATCGACGAAAACGGCCTCTGGCTCGAAAAGATGGAACACAATCCGGAACAGTACCTGCCCAAGGGCGAAGCTGTGAAGATCGCTGATCCTGTGGAAATCGATCTGGACCGCCCCATGAAGGATGTCTGCGCAGACCTGACCAAGTATCCGGTTGCAACCCGCCTGAACTTGAAGGGTACCATGATCGTGGCTCGCGATATGGCTCACGCAAAGATTGCTGAAATCTTCGACAAGCAGGAAGCTGGCCAGGAACTGACCGATGTAGAAAAGAAGGTTCTGGAAGTTGTTTCCAACCATCCGATCTACTACGCCGGCCCGGCCAAGACTCCGGAAGGCATGCCCACCGGTTCCTTCGGTCCTACCACTGCTGGCCGTATGGACCCCTACGTGATGCGCTTCCAGAGCAAGGGTGCCTCCATGATCATGGTGGCTAAGGGTAACCGTTCTCAGGACGTTACCGACGCTTGCCAGAAGTTTGGCGGCTTCTACCTGGGCTCCATCGGCGGTCCGGCTGCAATCCTCGCTGAACAGAACATCCTGTCCAACGACATCGTGGCCTTCCCGGAACTGGGCATGGAAGCAATTCGCAAGATCACTATCAAGAATTTCCCCGCCTTTATCTTGGTCGACGATAAGGGTAATGATTTCTTTAAGGGCTTGCTGTAA
- a CDS encoding pseudouridine synthase — translation MSTVILFNKPFGVLSQFTPESGHPALDTFGFPPGVYAAGRLDHDSEGALLLTDNGKLIKKLLDPKFEHPRTYLAQVDGQITEEAVRKLCKGVDIKGYHTKPCRARIVPTPDWIWDRNPPVRFRANIPTSWVELTLIEGKNRQVRHMTAAVGFPTLRLVRVKIGNIPLGNLQPGEWRVVTEKVI, via the coding sequence ATGTCCACAGTCATCTTATTCAACAAGCCTTTTGGCGTCTTAAGCCAGTTTACGCCGGAGTCGGGTCACCCTGCTCTGGATACGTTCGGCTTTCCGCCGGGGGTGTACGCCGCGGGCCGTCTGGACCACGACAGCGAAGGCGCCTTGCTGCTTACAGACAACGGCAAACTCATCAAGAAACTGCTGGACCCAAAGTTCGAGCACCCGCGAACATACCTGGCGCAGGTTGACGGACAAATTACCGAAGAAGCTGTTCGAAAGCTCTGCAAAGGCGTGGACATCAAGGGGTATCACACAAAGCCCTGCCGCGCGCGAATCGTACCCACCCCCGATTGGATCTGGGACCGCAATCCGCCAGTCCGTTTCCGCGCAAACATTCCCACCAGCTGGGTGGAACTGACTTTGATCGAAGGCAAGAATCGCCAGGTCCGTCACATGACAGCCGCCGTGGGCTTCCCTACCCTTCGCCTCGTCCGCGTAAAAATAGGCAACATTCCTCTTGGCAATTTGCAGCCCGGCGAATGGCGGGTTGTAACCGAGAAAGTGATTTAG
- a CDS encoding pectate lyase, which yields MNSKLIAAVAFGLATAAMAVTSPDFPMTGFATQNGGTTGGKGYSEVTVSNAADLAKYASAGNKIIYVKPGTYAGPINVGSNVTIYGYQGAVITQPTTGSAMKLSGSKNVIIRNLKFQGIGAHDDDDEDCLQVNHESKNVWIDHVDIYDGHDGNLDITNASDYVTISWTKFSYTSKSTGHQFSNLIGNSKTKTSDRGHLNVTFHHTWWADGVVERMPRVRFGKVHVANNLFDSKNTSYCVRAAIEADIRIENNVFLNVQKALDLYTSDGAITAAQMINNYEENVKKKEAGTGTAFKPSYSMSLTDVSTQAKAYALRDSIKLYAGATLPDPGSNGTVTPASSSSQVTPASSSSVKPASSSSAKSSSSVASSSSSVAAGSASLTKHGAGSSNQTVAAGSAIDELYFTIAGATGATISGLPAGVTGTLKGSDFYISGTVSATAEAKAYKWTLTTTGGSSNTSKSGTFTVTAAGSTPAVSSSSVEPVSSSSENKPASSSSNVTESSSSSSIPSISSSSETSEPSSSSVADIADSEDNDESQAIAGFAGSNQFKVTTNGRELHINGASFKTISIMDMQGRLITSGFVHSNDFKTILPRSGSYIVRIGKKTQMVGIR from the coding sequence ATGAATTCTAAACTTATCGCAGCCGTCGCATTCGGCCTCGCCACCGCCGCCATGGCAGTCACCTCTCCGGACTTTCCAATGACCGGTTTCGCCACCCAGAACGGCGGCACCACCGGTGGCAAGGGATACAGCGAAGTTACCGTGAGTAACGCCGCCGACTTGGCAAAGTACGCCTCCGCAGGCAACAAGATTATCTACGTAAAGCCGGGCACCTACGCCGGCCCCATCAACGTGGGCAGCAACGTCACCATCTATGGTTACCAGGGCGCGGTCATTACTCAGCCCACTACCGGCAGCGCCATGAAGCTTTCCGGTTCCAAGAACGTCATTATCCGCAACCTGAAATTCCAAGGCATCGGCGCCCATGATGACGATGACGAAGACTGCCTCCAGGTGAATCACGAATCCAAGAATGTGTGGATCGACCACGTAGATATTTATGACGGCCACGACGGCAACTTGGACATTACCAACGCATCCGACTACGTTACCATCTCCTGGACCAAGTTCAGCTACACCAGCAAGAGCACTGGCCATCAGTTTTCCAACCTCATTGGCAACAGCAAGACAAAGACTTCTGACCGCGGCCACCTCAACGTCACTTTCCATCACACCTGGTGGGCAGACGGCGTTGTGGAACGCATGCCCCGCGTACGCTTCGGCAAGGTCCATGTGGCAAACAACCTTTTTGACAGCAAGAACACCAGCTACTGCGTCCGTGCGGCCATCGAAGCAGACATCCGCATCGAAAACAATGTTTTCCTGAACGTGCAGAAGGCTCTCGACCTGTACACTAGCGACGGCGCCATTACCGCCGCCCAGATGATCAACAACTACGAAGAAAACGTGAAAAAGAAGGAAGCCGGCACGGGCACAGCCTTCAAGCCTAGCTACTCAATGAGCCTTACCGACGTCAGCACCCAGGCAAAGGCCTACGCCCTTCGCGATTCCATTAAACTTTATGCAGGCGCCACTTTGCCCGATCCCGGTTCCAACGGCACCGTTACCCCGGCAAGTTCCTCTAGCCAGGTAACTCCGGCATCATCCAGCAGCGTGAAGCCGGCAAGTTCTAGTTCCGCCAAATCCAGCAGCAGCGTTGCAAGTTCCAGCAGTTCCGTCGCAGCAGGCTCCGCAAGCCTCACCAAGCACGGCGCCGGCAGCTCCAATCAGACAGTTGCTGCAGGCAGCGCCATCGACGAACTCTACTTTACCATTGCAGGCGCCACCGGCGCAACAATCAGCGGTCTGCCCGCAGGCGTCACAGGCACCCTGAAGGGTTCCGACTTCTACATTTCCGGCACCGTTTCTGCAACGGCCGAAGCCAAGGCTTACAAGTGGACTCTCACCACCACGGGCGGCAGTAGCAACACAAGCAAGAGCGGAACCTTCACCGTCACTGCAGCGGGCAGCACTCCCGCCGTTTCCTCCAGCAGCGTCGAACCGGTTTCCTCCAGTAGCGAGAATAAGCCTGCAAGCAGTTCCTCCAATGTCACAGAATCCAGCAGCTCTTCCAGCATTCCTTCCATTTCCAGCAGCAGCGAAACCAGCGAACCGTCTTCTTCCAGCGTAGCAGATATCGCTGATTCCGAAGACAACGACGAAAGCCAAGCCATCGCAGGATTCGCCGGGTCCAACCAGTTCAAAGTAACCACAAACGGTCGTGAGCTTCACATCAACGGGGCCTCCTTTAAGACAATCAGCATCATGGACATGCAAGGGCGCCTGATTACCAGCGGTTTTGTACACAGCAACGATTTTAAAACGATTCTCCCCCGCTCTGGTAGCTACATCGTGAGAATCGGCAAGAAAACCCAAATGGTAGGCATTCGATAA
- a CDS encoding TraB/GumN family protein — protein sequence MSENADIYRINNGDREIILIGTAHISQASKDLVRETIEKESPDTVCVELDQGRLKSIKDPDSWKKTDLRQVIKNKQLGTLIANLVLGSYQKRMGSQTGVKPGSELKEAVDVAEAAGHELVLADRDIKITLRRTWACTPWYRKLNLLGGLFASIFDKTEVSEEELAKIKEQDALNGMMQEFGKTFPEVKQVLIDERDQYLASKIKNAPGKKIIAVIGAGHMRGIASIIEDNKELPSEESICVIPKSAPIWKIIGWAIPIAIIASIIAVGIHAGAEKAGELSLQWAMLTGGGAMLGTIIAGGHPLTILVALVTAPFTGLTPLIGVGFFTALTQVYMRPPRVSEMETLSDDIWQVKRWWKNRVTRVILCFLCPGIPAIIGKILAIFNIYQAL from the coding sequence ATGAGCGAAAACGCAGATATTTACAGAATAAACAACGGCGATCGAGAAATCATCCTTATTGGCACCGCACATATTTCCCAGGCATCCAAGGACCTGGTTCGCGAAACCATCGAAAAAGAATCGCCGGACACAGTCTGCGTAGAGCTGGACCAGGGCCGACTAAAGTCCATCAAGGACCCCGACAGCTGGAAAAAGACCGACCTTCGCCAAGTTATCAAGAACAAGCAGCTGGGAACCCTTATCGCCAATCTGGTTCTGGGCTCCTACCAAAAGCGTATGGGCTCCCAGACCGGAGTCAAGCCCGGTTCCGAGTTGAAGGAAGCCGTAGACGTCGCCGAAGCCGCCGGGCACGAACTGGTGCTGGCAGACCGCGACATCAAGATCACTTTGCGCCGCACCTGGGCATGCACTCCCTGGTACCGCAAGTTGAACCTTCTGGGCGGACTTTTCGCAAGCATTTTCGACAAGACCGAGGTCAGCGAAGAAGAACTGGCCAAGATCAAGGAACAGGACGCCTTAAACGGCATGATGCAGGAGTTCGGCAAGACTTTCCCCGAAGTCAAGCAGGTCCTTATCGACGAACGCGACCAGTATCTGGCAAGCAAGATCAAGAACGCCCCTGGCAAGAAGATCATCGCCGTCATTGGCGCCGGCCACATGCGCGGTATCGCAAGCATTATCGAAGACAACAAGGAGCTCCCTTCTGAAGAGAGCATCTGCGTAATTCCCAAGAGCGCACCCATTTGGAAGATTATCGGCTGGGCCATTCCCATCGCCATCATTGCAAGTATCATCGCCGTAGGCATCCACGCCGGCGCCGAAAAGGCCGGCGAACTCAGCCTTCAGTGGGCCATGCTTACTGGCGGCGGCGCCATGCTGGGCACAATCATCGCAGGCGGTCACCCGCTGACAATCCTAGTGGCTCTTGTAACCGCCCCCTTCACAGGACTTACACCGCTTATCGGCGTCGGTTTCTTTACCGCCCTAACCCAGGTCTACATGCGCCCGCCCCGCGTATCTGAAATGGAAACCTTAAGCGACGACATCTGGCAGGTAAAGCGCTGGTGGAAGAACCGTGTTACCCGCGTGATTCTTTGCTTCCTTTGCCCAGGCATCCCCGCCATCATCGGAAAGATTCTCGCCATTTTTAATATTTACCAGGCTTTGTAA
- the cmk gene encoding (d)CMP kinase encodes MSNSENFVIALDGGSGTGKSTTAKIIAKKLGITYLDTGSMYRAVTFAALEKGIPAEEGPAMDELLKNLKLSFDSENHILIDGVSYESDIRGMRVSSNVSIYCALPSVRKAMTEKQREIGAVSSCILDGRDIGTVVFPNAKYKFFLVTDVKVRAERRLKELLERGEKVTYEEVLENLTERDRLDSSRATAPLKKADDAIEIDTTQTSIEQQVQKILDYVGVVA; translated from the coding sequence ATGAGTAATTCTGAAAATTTTGTGATCGCCCTGGACGGCGGTAGCGGCACCGGTAAGAGCACCACGGCAAAGATTATTGCCAAGAAACTGGGCATTACCTACCTGGATACAGGTTCTATGTACCGCGCAGTGACCTTTGCGGCTCTCGAAAAGGGAATCCCTGCAGAAGAAGGTCCTGCCATGGACGAATTGCTCAAGAATCTAAAGCTTAGCTTTGACTCTGAAAACCACATTCTCATCGACGGCGTTTCCTACGAATCCGACATTCGCGGTATGCGCGTTTCTTCTAACGTGAGCATCTACTGCGCCCTGCCGTCTGTCCGTAAGGCCATGACCGAGAAACAGCGCGAAATCGGTGCTGTTTCCAGTTGCATTCTGGATGGCCGTGACATCGGTACCGTGGTTTTCCCCAACGCCAAGTACAAGTTTTTCCTCGTTACGGACGTGAAGGTCCGCGCCGAACGTCGCCTCAAGGAACTCCTTGAACGTGGCGAAAAGGTTACCTACGAGGAGGTTCTGGAGAACCTGACCGAACGTGACCGTCTGGACTCCTCCAGAGCTACGGCCCCTCTCAAGAAGGCCGATGATGCTATTGAAATTGACACTACACAAACCTCAATTGAACAACAGGTTCAGAAGATTCTCGACTACGTAGGTGTAGTGGCGTAG